A single Desulfovibrio piger DNA region contains:
- a CDS encoding flavodoxin family protein, translated as MHVAVFNGSPRRNGNTARLCKLFCETLAAEDISSEIIQVGGVRVHGCLECNHCRRSGEEVCVQKDDPFNEWFEKMRAADGIVLATPVFVGNVTSEMKALIDRACYISRMRVRVQGQDNIFKHKVAAPLIAVRRAGAMQAYFNIMSWFAISDMIVPTSSYFNFAFGLDPGDVDSDAEGIRTVKDLAANMAWLLKKLAA; from the coding sequence ATGCATGTAGCGGTGTTCAACGGCAGCCCCAGGCGTAACGGCAACACGGCCCGACTGTGCAAACTCTTTTGTGAAACGCTTGCTGCGGAAGACATTTCTTCGGAGATCATCCAGGTGGGCGGTGTCAGGGTCCACGGATGCCTGGAATGCAACCATTGCCGGCGTAGCGGCGAAGAGGTCTGCGTCCAGAAGGATGATCCCTTCAATGAATGGTTCGAAAAGATGCGGGCGGCCGACGGCATCGTGCTGGCGACACCCGTATTCGTGGGCAATGTCACATCGGAGATGAAGGCCCTGATCGACAGGGCATGTTACATCTCCCGCATGCGTGTGCGCGTGCAGGGGCAGGACAACATCTTCAAGCACAAAGTGGCTGCGCCCCTGATAGCCGTCCGTCGTGCCGGGGCCATGCAGGCCTATTTCAACATCATGTCCTGGTTCGCCATCAGTGACATGATCGTGCCCACATCAAGCTATTTCAATTTTGCCTTCGGCCTTGACCCCGGTGATGTGGACAGCGATGCCGAGGGCATCCGAACGGTGAAGGACCTGGCCGCCAATATGGCCTGGCTCCTCAAGAAACTTGCCGCTTAG
- a CDS encoding FadR/GntR family transcriptional regulator: MMTEQNGRRPLYAVVSEKIIAMIKSGELPDGARLPAERVLAEQMGVSRTSVREAIRLLSLSGMLTSQQGSGTFVNASVPGLAGDELRFMSDVYYEQDHLNEFRKYIECNVIEIAAHRATKEDINALKSIVYDQYKSRCEHKNETFYIKEFHLALAKATHNPIFISLMRIINSLFDQRRNDSVTHNLKRRSESIYWHNKIIEALESRDIQKCRAVMEQHMRSNANMIHD; encoded by the coding sequence ATGATGACGGAGCAAAACGGGCGCCGCCCTTTGTATGCGGTCGTTTCAGAAAAAATCATCGCCATGATCAAGTCAGGCGAACTCCCGGATGGGGCCCGCCTCCCTGCCGAACGCGTTCTCGCGGAACAGATGGGGGTCTCAAGGACAAGCGTCAGGGAAGCCATCCGCCTGCTGTCCCTGAGCGGCATGCTCACAAGCCAGCAGGGGTCCGGGACGTTCGTCAACGCTTCTGTTCCCGGTCTTGCGGGAGACGAACTGCGGTTCATGTCGGACGTGTATTATGAACAGGACCATCTGAACGAATTCAGGAAATACATAGAGTGCAATGTCATCGAAATCGCGGCACACAGGGCCACGAAAGAGGATATCAACGCACTTAAATCCATAGTTTACGATCAATACAAATCAAGGTGTGAACACAAGAATGAAACATTCTACATCAAGGAATTCCACCTTGCTCTTGCCAAGGCCACACATAACCCCATATTCATTTCACTGATGAGGATCATCAATTCCCTGTTCGACCAGAGAAGGAACGATTCCGTTACCCATAATTTGAAAAGAAGATCTGAATCCATCTATTGGCATAACAAAATCATAGAAGCATTGGAGAGTCGCGATATCCAAAAATGCCGTGCCGTCATGGAACAGCATATGCGTTCAAATGCGAATATGATACATGACTAA
- a CDS encoding FAD binding domain-containing protein, whose product MKHIRPFFYEEPSSVPEASAMLSAPGALALAGGTDITVMLRRKPMDDVMLVNLKKIPGLDSIQKLEDGGLRLGALVTVGHMGRVLTAPEHAVLRIACNSLGTPAVRNLATLGGNVGRASPASDVIPALLSLDAVVILESARESRRVPLGQLLQGPGRLDSRPGEFITAVELPPHAGRVGAYWKAGRIRGADCALAGVGVSFCWDGDAVTEPRVAMTSVGPTCLRSAGAENVLRGARLDEETIRAAAEAAARDARPITDLRASAAYRKELVRGLLTKTLRSLAAQERRSC is encoded by the coding sequence ATGAAACATATTAGACCATTTTTCTACGAAGAGCCGTCCTCTGTTCCGGAAGCTTCGGCGATGCTTTCCGCCCCGGGAGCCCTGGCGCTTGCCGGTGGTACGGACATCACGGTCATGTTGCGGCGCAAGCCCATGGACGACGTCATGCTGGTCAACCTCAAAAAGATCCCCGGCCTGGACAGTATCCAGAAGCTGGAGGACGGCGGCCTCCGCCTGGGGGCGCTCGTGACCGTGGGGCATATGGGGCGCGTCCTCACCGCCCCCGAGCATGCGGTCCTGCGCATCGCCTGCAACAGTCTGGGCACGCCCGCCGTCCGCAATCTGGCCACACTGGGCGGCAATGTGGGCCGGGCCTCGCCCGCTTCCGACGTCATCCCGGCCCTGCTGAGCCTCGATGCCGTCGTCATCCTTGAAAGCGCCCGGGAAAGCCGGCGCGTCCCCCTGGGACAACTGCTCCAGGGCCCGGGCCGGCTGGACAGCCGCCCCGGCGAGTTCATCACCGCCGTCGAGCTGCCGCCGCATGCAGGCAGGGTGGGCGCCTACTGGAAGGCCGGGCGCATCCGGGGCGCGGACTGCGCCCTGGCCGGGGTCGGCGTCTCCTTCTGCTGGGACGGGGACGCCGTCACGGAGCCCAGGGTGGCCATGACCTCCGTGGGGCCCACCTGTCTGCGTTCCGCCGGGGCCGAAAATGTGCTGCGGGGCGCGCGCCTTGATGAAGAGACCATCCGTGCCGCAGCTGAGGCCGCGGCGCGGGATGCCCGCCCCATCACGGACCTGCGGGCCAGTGCCGCCTACAGGAAAGAACTTGTCCGGGGCTTGTTGACAAAGACCCTGCGTTCCCTCGCCGCGCAGGAGAGAAGGAGCTGCTGA
- a CDS encoding (2Fe-2S)-binding protein — MQDVHVTMTVNGETHSLTVPARESLLEILRDRLFLTGVKEGCGHGDCGACLVIMDGKLVNSCLVLAGDLDGVTVTTVEGLAGENGELHPLQKAFLKEGAVQCGYCSSGMILSAKALIDSGVPLTEESVREGLSGVICRCGTYPRTIAAVMDAAQTMRNGG, encoded by the coding sequence ATGCAAGACGTACATGTGACAATGACGGTGAACGGTGAAACCCACAGCCTGACGGTCCCCGCCCGGGAAAGCCTGCTGGAGATCCTGCGTGACCGGCTGTTCCTGACCGGCGTCAAGGAAGGCTGCGGGCATGGGGATTGCGGGGCCTGCCTCGTCATCATGGACGGCAAGCTCGTCAATTCCTGCCTGGTGCTCGCCGGCGATCTTGACGGCGTCACCGTCACCACGGTCGAGGGCCTGGCCGGAGAGAACGGCGAGCTGCACCCCCTGCAGAAGGCCTTCCTGAAAGAAGGGGCCGTGCAGTGCGGTTACTGCTCTTCCGGCATGATCCTGAGCGCGAAGGCGCTCATCGACAGCGGTGTCCCGCTTACGGAGGAATCCGTCCGGGAAGGGCTGTCGGGCGTCATCTGCCGTTGCGGCACCTATCCGCGCACCATCGCCGCCGTCATGGATGCCGCGCAGACCATGCGCAATGGAGGCTAG
- a CDS encoding xanthine dehydrogenase family protein molybdopterin-binding subunit: MGKYVGQSVVRIDGPERVTGKAVYAPDIQFSDMLYGAVARSSHAHALLKEVRTEKARRFPGVRAVITGDMLPYMFGNMIADQPFLARGRVRYNGEPLALVIAESELEAQMAADAVEASYEDLPAVFDVFEAMKEGAPLLHEDQHAYRRDAGRYPALEHTNICNETSYELGDVEKAFARADHVFEHCFFSHPTSHCAMEPFGSVARYDAVTGRFTLWTTTDAPHRRLGELATIFNTGQENIRIITTAQGGGFGGKGCLYSEVLALAGALFAKGRPVRYVFSREEVLSMSGTRMGAWLRLKSGVMNDGTIIARSADVVWDNGAYSSKSPEVAFRGTTTSVGPYSIPNLSIRARLVYTNNYPSTSFRGFGTTQSAFACEVHMDMIAAALGLDPLELRRRHAYKEGCSYINGQTMISVGLPETLEKAAAAIDWGGPRPKARPGKAIGRGIACMIKGTNTPRCVNCMASLRQDGSVLLHVGTMEIGAGQRTAMAQVAAETLGVSLERIRVPQQDTDYTPFDFGTTSSGSTFHMGNAVILACQKLLADLYARLSAHFGLPADAFSVADDRVRSADGSVDMPLAAALHAVLPRGGDIIGESMYTPAGMDMLKAWPGVEKWSSAFWMFSTHAAEVEVDLETGQITVLRLAAAHDVGKALNPLHCVQQIEGSVIMGSSMALGEEYRYAEDGRVLTDTLLDYKIATSKDMPRHIEPILVESEHPFAPYGAKGVGEPAAGCTPPAIVNAVHDAVGVWMTHLPMTPEKVLMAIRKHQGT, encoded by the coding sequence ATGGGTAAGTACGTTGGCCAAAGTGTCGTCCGCATCGACGGCCCCGAGCGGGTCACGGGCAAGGCGGTCTACGCTCCTGACATCCAGTTTTCCGACATGCTGTATGGCGCCGTGGCGCGTTCCAGCCATGCGCATGCCCTGCTCAAGGAGGTCCGCACGGAAAAGGCGCGCCGTTTTCCCGGCGTGCGTGCCGTCATCACGGGGGACATGCTGCCCTATATGTTCGGCAACATGATCGCCGACCAGCCGTTCCTGGCCCGGGGCAGGGTCCGCTATAATGGGGAACCCCTCGCCCTCGTCATCGCGGAAAGCGAGCTTGAAGCACAGATGGCGGCGGATGCCGTGGAAGCTTCGTATGAGGATCTCCCGGCCGTTTTCGACGTGTTCGAGGCCATGAAGGAAGGCGCGCCCCTGCTGCATGAGGACCAGCACGCCTACCGCCGTGACGCAGGCCGCTATCCCGCCCTGGAGCATACCAATATCTGCAACGAGACGAGCTATGAACTCGGGGACGTGGAAAAGGCCTTTGCCAGGGCGGACCATGTGTTCGAGCATTGCTTCTTTTCCCATCCGACCTCGCACTGCGCCATGGAGCCCTTCGGCAGCGTGGCGCGCTATGATGCCGTCACGGGCCGTTTCACCCTCTGGACGACCACGGACGCCCCGCACCGGCGGCTGGGGGAACTGGCGACCATCTTCAACACGGGGCAGGAAAACATCCGCATCATCACCACGGCCCAGGGCGGAGGTTTCGGCGGCAAGGGCTGCCTGTATTCCGAGGTGCTGGCGCTGGCCGGCGCGCTGTTCGCCAAGGGCCGCCCCGTGCGCTATGTCTTCAGCCGTGAAGAGGTCCTGAGCATGAGCGGCACCCGCATGGGAGCCTGGCTCCGGCTCAAGAGCGGCGTCATGAACGACGGTACCATCATCGCCCGTTCCGCCGACGTGGTCTGGGACAACGGGGCCTATTCCTCCAAGTCCCCGGAAGTGGCCTTCCGCGGCACCACGACCTCGGTGGGGCCCTATTCCATACCCAACCTCTCCATCCGGGCCCGGCTGGTCTACACCAACAACTATCCCAGCACGTCGTTCCGCGGCTTCGGGACCACCCAGTCCGCCTTTGCCTGCGAAGTGCACATGGACATGATCGCAGCGGCGCTGGGCCTTGATCCGCTGGAGCTGCGCCGGCGCCATGCCTACAAGGAGGGCTGCTCGTACATAAATGGTCAGACCATGATCAGCGTCGGCCTGCCAGAGACCCTGGAAAAGGCGGCCGCCGCCATCGACTGGGGCGGCCCCAGGCCCAAGGCACGTCCGGGCAAGGCCATCGGCCGGGGCATCGCCTGCATGATCAAGGGCACCAACACGCCCCGTTGCGTCAACTGCATGGCATCCCTGCGCCAGGACGGCAGTGTCCTGCTGCATGTGGGGACCATGGAGATCGGCGCCGGACAGCGGACAGCCATGGCACAGGTGGCCGCCGAGACCCTGGGGGTGTCCCTGGAGCGTATCCGCGTCCCCCAGCAGGATACGGACTATACGCCCTTCGACTTCGGCACCACGTCCAGCGGCAGCACCTTCCATATGGGGAATGCCGTCATCCTGGCCTGCCAGAAGCTGCTTGCCGACCTGTATGCCAGGCTCTCGGCGCACTTCGGCCTGCCCGCGGACGCCTTTTCCGTGGCTGACGACCGTGTGCGCAGCGCCGACGGCAGTGTCGACATGCCCCTTGCCGCGGCCCTGCATGCCGTGCTGCCCCGCGGCGGGGACATCATCGGCGAGAGCATGTACACCCCGGCGGGGATGGACATGCTCAAGGCCTGGCCCGGTGTCGAGAAGTGGAGCTCGGCCTTCTGGATGTTCTCCACCCATGCGGCCGAAGTGGAAGTGGACCTGGAGACGGGCCAGATCACGGTCCTGCGCCTGGCGGCGGCCCATGATGTGGGCAAGGCGCTCAATCCCCTGCATTGCGTGCAGCAGATCGAAGGCTCCGTCATCATGGGCTCCTCCATGGCGCTGGGCGAGGAGTACCGCTATGCGGAGGACGGGCGCGTGCTGACCGATACCCTGCTGGACTACAAGATAGCCACCAGCAAGGACATGCCGCGCCATATCGAGCCCATCCTCGTGGAGTCCGAACATCCCTTTGCGCCATACGGGGCAAAGGGGGTGGGGGAACCCGCGGCCGGCTGTACGCCGCCGGCCATCGTCAACGCCGTGCATGATGCCGTTGGCGTATGGATGACCCATCTTCCCATGACGCCGGAAAAGGTGCTCATGGCCATCAGAAAGCATCAGGGGACGTAG
- a CDS encoding TRAP transporter small permease, which translates to MKSRVRNFFRSFDGLLSCIFLCILTLLLFIEVVGRYVFHHSSALNSEIAGQCFIWFIYLSISYVTGQKNHIVVDIAPMIFPKSWLKVIDVISNVIFLSFSAIMTVYGTMLVLSTMEYRFTLTISGISMGIVYSIIPIAFGIMTVRLLLFTYDSIRAVLNPSGGEGEDHA; encoded by the coding sequence ATGAAAAGCAGAGTCAGAAACTTCTTTCGCTCGTTTGACGGTCTCCTGTCATGCATATTCCTATGCATACTGACATTGCTTCTGTTCATAGAGGTTGTCGGCCGCTATGTTTTCCATCACTCGAGCGCGCTTAATTCCGAGATAGCCGGACAATGCTTCATCTGGTTCATCTATCTGTCGATATCGTATGTGACAGGGCAGAAAAACCACATCGTCGTCGATATTGCGCCGATGATCTTCCCCAAATCGTGGCTCAAGGTGATAGATGTCATCTCGAATGTCATCTTCCTGTCCTTTTCGGCCATCATGACTGTTTACGGGACGATGCTCGTCCTGTCGACCATGGAATACCGCTTCACCCTGACCATATCCGGTATCTCAATGGGCATCGTGTACAGCATCATCCCGATTGCCTTCGGCATCATGACGGTACGCCTCCTGCTGTTCACATATGACAGCATACGCGCTGTCCTGAACCCGTCCGGCGGGGAAGGAGAAGATCATGCCTGA
- a CDS encoding TRAP transporter large permease gives MPDQSTIALILFGGLAVLILLRVPLGFSLAVAGMTAYIVGGDSLLTMAQSYYDSVNSFPLIAVPMFFLAGIVMERGGLSRRLVDVAEAMIGGIRGGLGMVTILASMFFSAISGSGPATTAAVGGVMVPSLLERKYPRGFAGAIVATGGTLGVMIPPSILLILYGVITGVSITGLFMAALLPGLLIGVGLILFVHIMCRIKGVHAEESRFNFANLMVSVRRGILAILAPIIILGGIYSGIFTPTESAVVAAVYGIIVAMFVYKELTPRGLWESVKETMSITGRLGIIWAVSTAYGEVMAMYQIPSMLSEWLMSITRNPYVIWLLICIFLTFMGCIMNSMSQVIIFTPIFAPVVQAVGIDLVHFAIIFVLNAEIGFLTPPLGTNLFVAMDQAKCSLGEISRAVIPFILFLFLMMAVLILLPQISLWLPQTFLSL, from the coding sequence ATGCCTGACCAAAGCACCATTGCCCTTATCCTGTTCGGCGGGCTGGCAGTCCTGATCCTGCTGCGCGTACCGCTTGGTTTTTCGCTGGCCGTGGCGGGCATGACGGCCTACATCGTGGGGGGCGACAGCCTGCTGACCATGGCGCAGAGTTATTATGACTCCGTCAATTCCTTCCCCCTCATCGCCGTCCCCATGTTCTTCCTGGCCGGGATCGTCATGGAGCGCGGCGGGCTTTCCCGCAGGCTCGTGGACGTGGCCGAGGCCATGATCGGCGGCATACGCGGGGGGCTGGGCATGGTCACCATCCTGGCGTCCATGTTCTTCTCGGCCATTTCCGGTTCGGGGCCCGCCACGACGGCCGCCGTGGGCGGCGTCATGGTGCCGTCCCTGCTGGAGCGCAAGTATCCCCGGGGCTTCGCCGGGGCCATCGTGGCCACGGGGGGCACCCTCGGGGTCATGATCCCGCCGAGCATCCTGCTCATCCTGTACGGGGTGATCACCGGCGTTTCCATCACCGGCCTGTTCATGGCGGCCCTGCTGCCGGGCCTGCTCATCGGCGTGGGGCTGATCCTCTTCGTGCACATCATGTGCAGGATCAAGGGCGTGCATGCGGAGGAATCGCGCTTCAACTTCGCGAACCTGATGGTGAGCGTGCGCCGGGGCATCCTGGCCATCCTGGCGCCCATCATCATCCTGGGCGGCATCTACAGCGGCATCTTCACACCCACGGAAAGTGCCGTCGTGGCGGCTGTCTACGGCATCATCGTGGCCATGTTCGTCTACAAGGAGCTGACGCCCAGGGGGCTCTGGGAATCCGTGAAGGAGACCATGAGCATCACCGGCCGTCTGGGGATCATCTGGGCCGTTTCCACCGCCTACGGGGAAGTCATGGCCATGTACCAGATCCCCTCCATGCTCAGCGAATGGCTCATGTCCATCACGCGCAACCCCTATGTCATCTGGCTGCTGATCTGCATCTTCCTGACCTTCATGGGGTGCATCATGAACTCCATGTCGCAGGTGATCATCTTCACGCCCATCTTTGCTCCCGTGGTGCAGGCCGTGGGCATAGATCTGGTGCATTTTGCCATCATTTTCGTCCTGAATGCGGAGATCGGCTTCCTGACGCCGCCGCTGGGGACGAACCTGTTCGTCGCCATGGACCAGGCCAAGTGTTCCCTTGGCGAGATATCAAGGGCCGTCATCCCCTTCATCCTGTTCCTGTTCCTGATGATGGCCGTCCTCATCCTGCTGCCGCAGATCTCGCTCTGGCTGCCGCAGACCTTCCTCTCCCTCTAA
- a CDS encoding TRAP transporter substrate-binding protein, with product MRKLCLFCLAALLSVAVAVTATAAPAYRFKLAHAQPEGQNNYHLASLKFRELLEKYSNGQATVIIYPGGQLGSDFNVVKKVQNGGVDMEIVAVQLLGAYYPPMDIYSMPFMFPSFSSFVATRHSDFHKALVSDMEKKTGIKVMAFIGFSFRHFTNNKHAITSPASMRDLKMRMNQNKIQIATCEALGASAMAIPSPELFSALQQGVVDGQDATLNFSTSQKYFEVQKYIALTYHQLSGTCFIMNARKFSRLPKEIQDAIVRANNEMETWWQDYSVKEEDRLLKQWEDKGCQVSRPELKPFRDAVQGVYTQFADTVGGTAAIDTVRGIVDKNR from the coding sequence ATGAGAAAGCTCTGTCTGTTTTGTCTGGCTGCGCTGCTTTCAGTCGCTGTTGCCGTGACGGCGACGGCCGCCCCTGCCTACCGTTTCAAGCTTGCCCATGCCCAGCCCGAAGGGCAGAACAACTACCACCTTGCTTCCCTGAAGTTCAGGGAACTGCTGGAGAAGTACAGTAACGGGCAGGCCACGGTCATCATCTATCCCGGCGGCCAGCTGGGCTCCGATTTCAATGTGGTCAAGAAGGTCCAGAACGGCGGTGTCGATATGGAGATCGTCGCCGTGCAGCTGCTGGGGGCCTATTATCCGCCCATGGACATCTATTCCATGCCGTTCATGTTCCCGAGCTTTTCCTCGTTCGTGGCCACGCGTCACAGCGATTTCCACAAGGCGCTGGTGTCTGACATGGAAAAGAAGACGGGCATCAAGGTCATGGCGTTCATCGGCTTTTCGTTCCGCCACTTCACCAACAACAAGCATGCCATCACGTCACCGGCATCCATGCGGGACCTCAAGATGCGCATGAACCAGAACAAGATCCAGATAGCCACCTGCGAGGCCCTGGGGGCCAGCGCCATGGCCATCCCCTCTCCAGAGCTCTTCAGCGCTTTGCAGCAGGGGGTCGTGGACGGACAGGACGCCACGCTGAACTTTTCCACCTCCCAGAAGTACTTTGAGGTCCAGAAGTATATCGCCCTCACCTATCACCAGTTGTCCGGTACCTGCTTCATCATGAACGCCCGCAAGTTCTCCAGACTGCCCAAGGAGATCCAGGACGCCATCGTCAGGGCCAACAACGAGATGGAAACCTGGTGGCAGGACTATTCCGTCAAGGAAGAAGACCGCCTGCTCAAGCAGTGGGAAGACAAGGGCTGCCAGGTCTCCCGGCCTGAGCTGAAGCCCTTCCGGGATGCGGTGCAGGGCGTGTACACGCAGTTCGCGGATACCGTGGGCGGCACGGCCGCCATTGATACGGTACGCGGGATCGTGGACAAGAACAGGTAA
- a CDS encoding molybdopterin biosynthesis protein — MQRERHTYLTLQTVEAARQGWLDRISAEGRELATEHVPLSAALHRVLAEPVAARRSSPAFHGAAMDGIAVNAESTFTASTRRPLRLTIGTDAFWINTGHPLPAGTNAVVMVENVNTEPDGQHVVIEKAAFPWQHVRKLGEDMVASEIILPPGVCIGPYELGALAAGGVLEPLVFTKPRVGIIPSGTEIVPLTEAREEDLCAGRCLPEFNSYIFSAIVQEAGGEAFTLPIVPDDPEAIGAAIDTAIDQGADLVLLNAGSSAGSHDYSADVIARKGELLTHGVAVMPGKPTALGMVRGVPVIGSPGYPVSAIVALEEFVQPLLALLQKRCLARRETVTALPVNPLPSRPGMEERIRVKLGRVDDTFFAVPLPRGAGTVTSLSRADGIISVARDCEGIGRDEPVQVQLLRPRQQVEGTLLAIGSHDNTLDLIDSFLRREHPRFRLASAHVGSLGGLMALKRHQCHLAGSHLLNDADGVYNRQALRDNLKGEPMLLVRLVDREQGLIVAPGNPLGIHGIADLAREDVRFINRQRGSGTRVLLDYRLKQLGIRPQQLAGYEDEEYTHMNVAAAVLSGRAHTGLAVRAAACALGLDFVPVGVEEYDLVIPQRYAGDERILALLDVIRSGAFRKEVAALGGYGVEKTGQVIWEYDGR, encoded by the coding sequence ATGCAACGCGAACGTCATACCTATCTGACTTTGCAGACCGTGGAGGCCGCCCGTCAGGGCTGGCTGGACCGCATCAGCGCCGAGGGCCGCGAACTGGCCACGGAGCATGTGCCCCTGTCGGCTGCCCTGCACCGCGTGCTGGCCGAGCCCGTGGCCGCGCGCCGCTCCTCCCCGGCCTTCCACGGCGCGGCCATGGACGGCATCGCCGTCAACGCCGAATCCACCTTCACCGCCTCCACCCGGCGGCCCCTGCGCCTGACCATCGGCACCGACGCCTTCTGGATCAATACCGGCCATCCCCTGCCCGCGGGCACCAATGCCGTGGTCATGGTGGAGAACGTCAACACCGAGCCCGACGGACAGCATGTGGTCATCGAGAAGGCCGCCTTCCCCTGGCAGCATGTGCGCAAGCTGGGCGAGGACATGGTGGCGTCCGAGATCATTTTGCCGCCCGGCGTCTGCATCGGCCCCTACGAGCTGGGCGCGCTGGCCGCGGGCGGCGTGCTGGAACCGCTGGTGTTCACAAAGCCCCGCGTGGGCATCATCCCCAGCGGGACAGAGATCGTGCCCCTCACCGAGGCCCGCGAGGAAGACCTGTGCGCGGGCCGCTGCCTGCCGGAGTTCAATTCCTACATCTTCTCGGCCATCGTGCAGGAGGCCGGGGGCGAGGCCTTTACCCTGCCCATCGTGCCCGACGATCCCGAAGCCATCGGCGCGGCCATCGACACGGCCATCGACCAGGGCGCGGATCTGGTGCTGCTCAACGCCGGTTCCTCGGCGGGCAGCCACGACTATTCCGCCGACGTCATCGCCCGCAAGGGCGAGCTGCTGACCCACGGCGTGGCCGTCATGCCCGGCAAGCCCACGGCCCTCGGCATGGTGCGCGGGGTGCCCGTCATCGGTTCGCCGGGCTATCCCGTCTCGGCCATCGTGGCCCTGGAAGAGTTCGTCCAGCCCCTGCTGGCCCTGCTCCAGAAGCGCTGCCTGGCCCGCCGCGAAACGGTCACGGCCCTGCCCGTCAACCCGCTGCCCTCCCGCCCCGGCATGGAAGAACGCATCCGCGTCAAGCTGGGCCGGGTGGACGACACCTTTTTTGCCGTGCCCCTGCCGCGCGGCGCGGGCACCGTCACCAGCCTGAGCCGTGCCGACGGCATCATCAGCGTGGCCCGCGACTGCGAGGGCATCGGCCGTGACGAGCCCGTGCAGGTGCAGCTGCTGCGCCCCCGCCAGCAGGTGGAAGGCACCCTGCTGGCCATCGGCAGCCACGACAACACCCTGGACCTCATCGACAGCTTTTTGCGCCGCGAGCATCCGCGTTTCCGTCTGGCCTCGGCCCATGTGGGCTCGCTGGGCGGGCTCATGGCCCTCAAGCGCCACCAGTGCCATCTGGCGGGCAGCCATCTGCTCAACGATGCCGACGGCGTCTACAACCGTCAGGCCCTGCGCGACAACCTCAAGGGCGAGCCCATGCTGCTGGTGCGCCTGGTGGACCGCGAACAGGGCCTCATCGTGGCCCCCGGCAATCCGCTGGGCATCCACGGCATCGCCGACCTGGCCCGCGAGGACGTGCGCTTCATCAACCGCCAGCGCGGCAGCGGCACCCGCGTGCTGCTGGACTACCGCCTGAAGCAGCTGGGCATCCGCCCGCAGCAGCTGGCCGGCTATGAGGACGAGGAATACACGCACATGAACGTGGCCGCCGCCGTGCTCTCCGGCCGCGCCCATACCGGCCTGGCCGTGCGCGCCGCGGCCTGCGCCCTGGGCCTGGACTTCGTGCCCGTGGGCGTGGAGGAATACGACCTGGTCATCCCGCAGCGCTACGCCGGGGACGAGCGCATCCTCGCCCTGCTGGACGTCATCCGCTCCGGGGCCTTCCGCAAGGAAGTGGCCGCCCTGGGCGGCTACGGTGTGGAAAAGACCGGTCAGGTCATCTGGGAATACGACGGCCGCTAG